The genomic interval GAGCGTGCGCTTGAACGCCTCCTGCTGATCGCGCTCCACGCGCAGATGCGCGGGAGTCCAGCGCCGGATGCGCGTCCCCATGCCCTGGATGTCGCGATCGGCGTGACTGTCCAGATAGGCGAGCACGTTGCTGGTGGCCGAGTAGCCGCGGGCGAGGAACTGGGCGATGCGGAAGGTCATCCGGTAGCTGGCTCCCAGCACGCGAGGATGGGCGATGAGCCTGAGCGACTTTTCGCGCAGATCCCCGATACCGCAACCCAGCGGATCGAGCAGGACCCGCTCGGCGCAGTCGTAGTAGAACGCATTGACCGAGAAGTCGCGCATGAGCGCATCCTCGGCCAGATCGGACCGCGCGACGAAACGCGTGTTCCACATGTCGCCGTTCTGGATGTCCTTCCAGCTGCGCAGGATGTTGATGTCCGTCCCGCCCGATGCGGCATCGCCCCAGCGCAGGACGCCGAAACCGTCGTTGCGCATGCGCAGCGCAGCGGTCTCGGTACCGGGATAGGCGTCGCACAGCAGGCGGTATGCGTCGTCCAGGCCGCAATCCAGCGCCAGATCGATGTCCTTGCCCGGCTGGCCTGCCAGCCAATCCCTCGGCGTGCCTCCGATAATGAAAACGCGCTTGCCGGCGCGTTGGAACACCCCGATGAGGTCGCGCACGCGCACGCCGTAGCGCTCGTCCTGGTACACCAACTGTTCCAGCGCGGCTTCCACGCGCTCCGGTGCGAGCGATGCATCGATGATCTTCATGTCGCGAGATACCTGATCCTGATGGCCGATCATCGCCGCTGCGTCCGTGCACGTTTCCCCACGATGCTCAGGACCTGATGCCGACGCCTCTGCCGAGCAGGGTCAGCGCGAAAGCGGCCAAGCCTATAATGAACAACAGCATCACCACAAGCGACGTACCGATACCCGCGGTATCCGTGCCCAGCACGCCATAACGGAACGCGCTGATCATGTGCATGAGCGGATTGATCCGCGAAATGCTCTGCCAGGGCTCGCCCAGCAGGTCGACCGGATAGAACACGCCTCCCAGATAGGAGAGTGGCGTCAGCACATAGGTCGATACATGCCCGGTGTCGTAGAAGTTCTTCGCGTAGATCGCGACGATGACGCCGACCAGGGCAAAGATCGTGGCGGCCAGCAATGCCGACAGGAAGACGATGCAGGGATGCGCGGTGTGGAGCGAGGTCAGCGACAACGCGACCAGCAACACCAGGCCGCCGACCAGGAAACCGCGCACCACCGCGGAAATCACGTAGCCCAGCAGGATCGTCCAATCGCGCATCGGCGACACCAGCAGCTCTTCTATCGCGCGATTGAAGCGCATGAAGTAGAACGTGTTGGAGGCGTTGGCATAGCTGTTGGTGATGACGCACATCATCACCAGGCCGGGGGCGATGAATTGCACATAGCTGAAGCCGCCGAAGCTGCCGATGCGATCGCCGATCAGCTTGCCGAAGATCGCGAAGTACAACACCATCATCGCCAGGGGCGGGATCAAGGTCTGCACCCACATGCGGAACATGTGCGCGATCTCGCGCCGAACCAGGCAATGCAGTGCGATCCAACTGGACGAGCCCTTCATGCCGCACCGGACTGCGTCTGAAAGCGGAAAACGTGCGGGCCGGCGGCGGTTGCGGACATGTCAGTTGCGCATGCGCCATGCGTTGGCGCGCGCGGTGATCCGCACGACGAGGACTTTCTTGAACACGCTGTATTCCATCCAGGTCTGGCCGGGTACCGCCGCCAACTCCTGCTTGAGGTCGAGGTAACGCTGCCGCTCCTCCGGAAAGGCGCGCAGGAAGTCGCGGAAATTGCAGATGTCGGCGAACCGGGGATTGTCGGCGGCGCAGGTGTGGACGACGAACGAGCGGCCGCCGTCGCGCGCGATACGCCAATGCCACGCGAACCCCGCATCGATCGGGCTTTCGCCATATGCCTGATAGCCGAGCCCGGCCAATATCCGCGACTGCCGCTCGGCCGAAGACCACGCGCCGGTCGCCACTGCGATGTCCAGGATGTTCTTGCTCGGCAGGCCGGCAATGGCCGTGCTTCCGATATGTTCAACAGCGACCACATCCTCGCCGGCCAATGCCTCCAGCAACCGACGTCTTTCGTCCTCGAATGCCTGCGGCCAGCCCGCGTCGTACTGGCTCTGCACATCCAGCTCCAGCGCCGGCGGGCGCACGCGCGAGTAACGGCGCACGAGCTGTTCGACGCTCTCCGCCCCCAGTTCGCCAGGAAGCACCTGCTCCTTGAGTCGCCTGATGACGCGCGCCAGTTGCAGCGCGCCCCCGATCTCTCCGGCCTGGGAACTCATGACGGCACGCCGGGTCGCCCACGCGCTATCGCAGCGCCGCCGATCGTCAGGAAACCGAGATACGCTCCACGGTTGCGGCTGACAGGGTCGATCGCAATGCGCGGGAGCCTACGGAAGGATGGACGACCCAGCTGTCGGTTCGACCAAAAGCG from Xanthomonas sp. DAR 34887 carries:
- a CDS encoding CCA tRNA nucleotidyltransferase; the protein is MKIIDASLAPERVEAALEQLVYQDERYGVRVRDLIGVFQRAGKRVFIIGGTPRDWLAGQPGKDIDLALDCGLDDAYRLLCDAYPGTETAALRMRNDGFGVLRWGDAASGGTDINILRSWKDIQNGDMWNTRFVARSDLAEDALMRDFSVNAFYYDCAERVLLDPLGCGIGDLREKSLRLIAHPRVLGASYRMTFRIAQFLARGYSATSNVLAYLDSHADRDIQGMGTRIRRWTPAHLRVERDQQEAFKRTLYAHARQPASIDTLDSFFA
- a CDS encoding ABC transporter permease, with protein sequence MKGSSSWIALHCLVRREIAHMFRMWVQTLIPPLAMMVLYFAIFGKLIGDRIGSFGGFSYVQFIAPGLVMMCVITNSYANASNTFYFMRFNRAIEELLVSPMRDWTILLGYVISAVVRGFLVGGLVLLVALSLTSLHTAHPCIVFLSALLAATIFALVGVIVAIYAKNFYDTGHVSTYVLTPLSYLGGVFYPVDLLGEPWQSISRINPLMHMISAFRYGVLGTDTAGIGTSLVVMLLFIIGLAAFALTLLGRGVGIRS
- a CDS encoding GrpB family protein: MSSQAGEIGGALQLARVIRRLKEQVLPGELGAESVEQLVRRYSRVRPPALELDVQSQYDAGWPQAFEDERRRLLEALAGEDVVAVEHIGSTAIAGLPSKNILDIAVATGAWSSAERQSRILAGLGYQAYGESPIDAGFAWHWRIARDGGRSFVVHTCAADNPRFADICNFRDFLRAFPEERQRYLDLKQELAAVPGQTWMEYSVFKKVLVVRITARANAWRMRN